The DNA region gttgtgatttttaacttttgagcatttttttatagtaaaaattacattcatttttttagtggtacacagcgttgcgaaaaatttagaaggggTACACAGAAgacataagtttgggaaacactgttctaGAGTGattaaaaagtggaaaaaatgtTTGGTTTCATTAGAAACTGGTTGATGTTCTTGGGGTTTTGTAAACGTAAGCTTTaacaattactaaaatatttacatttttgattttcaataatatttcactAATCAGCTCATTGAGCTATCAAAACataatgaaaatgtataaaaatgtctaaaaaatgatttatgtgaTTAATATGACATTGAATGCTAATCTTatttaatctgaatttttagcatactttaaaaatctatatttgtaaacatttaacttacaaaagtttaatattagtaaatatttaatttattttgagtttaacttcttttaatgataaaaaccCTTAAACCTATAATTTAGAATGtgttagattatttattaatgcattacttattattacaaaatttgaatgaaatctgtTGAAtggtttctgagaaatcaaattttaaatgtacaaattctttcacaaataaattacaaatattaatttattttgtattagcGAGTAAAAGTATATCACATCAAATCGCTTTGAAAGGAAAATTCATAATactcaatgtttttaattatctttttagcATGGTCTGTTATATGGTAAATGAAATTGGTGATAAAAGGAAAATAGATAAGATCTTGAAAAAGAACACTAAGAAGCTTAGCGTTCGATCATTTTTTAGGAAGTTGTtcaagaggaagaaaaaatcaaaGGAAAAGGACCACTAGAGCTTGTTCTAAAggatggatattttttaaacatgtcgGAATTATGGACTCGGATATTGGACTTTCGAATTAGATTATGGATTATGGCTAGATTACGTTTTGGAACTTGGTCGCACATTATTAGATGATtgaatattcaatgaaatataaatttgaaacaataaatgtaatcaaataaattaatatatacaatAATAGATGAATAGAAGAGAAACGATTATAATCAAAAAGCAAAAAGgcaaataaatatgtttgtaaaaaaacaagaaaaataaatttaggaaaaatcagtacaaaaaaaaaaaaaaacaaaaaaaaaacagatttaaaaaaaaggaaagaagttaaaaaagatgaaacagaatgaaaaaatattaaaatcaagaagaataaaaaaaatcggtatAAAAGaaactggaataaaaaaaaaacaaataaataagtttaaaaaaaaaaacccttttaatGCTACCCAGAACTAACTAAAAGTTCTGAAAGGTCCCAAGTCCTTTAAAAAGCAGAGGGAAAGGTTTACAACATAAACAGTTACTATAAAAACAGTCTTGAAATATCGCTTGCACTTTTTTACCACAGTATCTCATCTAGTCTTACGTTAgcggtaaaataatttcaggGCAGAGAATGATCTTACACTCATTTCCTAGATTAACAAGCCATGTCGAGCAAGCGCActcatggaaaaataaattatcaagcAAATGTGAAGCATTTGCTGGGCTTTAAAAAAGTGtcttgcatatatatatatatatatatatatataacagagCACAAAAGAAGGACtaccctgaataaattttgaccTGATGTTTGGATCTTCTCGTTTTAGGATTCAACCTTAATGTTTTGATGGGGTggctttaaatatgctaaataaataGTGCAGATAATATCTTAAGTTTCGAATTCGGACACGAAATCGCACTGAATAAACGTATCTTTTTTTTGGAATTGGagttctgactcccaaaataaaGGAGGTGACCTCAATCTGGAAGATATGGTCCCCaaagtttggtcaggagagccaCCCAAAGTTTCCCTTATCTCGAGATTTTTTAAGCGAACTGAAAATTCGAACTGAAtctttagtaaatgtttttattattttttatcgtttcatttaataatagtcgaagaaattttgaattgtaaggcattCAAGTTGTTATGtcattttacattatataattttacatggcaaaatacagaatttgagcgaaatcggctTAACTCccgagaaattgaatttttattattcgacttatttaaaaatcgatttcCAATTAACTGTTCAAccaattttgctgaaattttgtattttgccaagtaaaataatgtactttaaaatgacgtaaaatattgtataccatactgtttaaaattttttgactattatgaTTTTTGACTTGCTTTATtctttctgataaatattttttataacgtttttatttagttcCAGTTGCTGTTTTCAGCTTTTTTGATTGcagatgataaaattaaaaacaacaaaaaatatttttgcacaatgatttatttttatactatttttttttacaaaatttaatatccgTATCTGGCATAGCCCAAGCCTCCTAAGATGCCCAAACCATAACCACCATATCCACCATAAGCTCCTCCATATCCAAGATTTCCATATCCACCATAAGCTCCATCATATCCGAGGCCACCGTAACCTGCTCCAAGACCTCCATATCCGTAACCTAGACCACCAAGACCGTAACCAGCTGCTGCTGCTGGGACACCCAAATATCCTTCACCACCGGTGTAAGGGGCATCAGAGATAAGTTGTACAGCTGCTGGGTTTTGATTGGCGGTGCCTGGTTCGTTGGTCTTGACCTTGGCTCTGAATCCGGCTTTGTCAGCGATGTAGTTCACTTGTCTTTTGATACCTCGGGCATCAGTGAATCCATAGCTACCAGTTACGTGTCCTCCGGTTCCAGATTCTTCTCTGTGTTGTTCACCATGTTTATCCTTGATGCTGTATCCGAATTTGTAAGGCTTGGGAGCATGGTGTTCATAGACTGGATAGTGACTTTCGCCCatctgtaaataataatttatatcaataactCAACACACGTGCATTGCGAAATAGTTATTTCAAGGAAGTAACATTTAGATTTCTTTCTTTCGATTTTAAAGCACCGGGACTTTTCATAACTAAAGtcataaatagaaaaagaatgaaatcaCTTATTGGGTACACTTGGGTAACACTCATATCAATAgaatcaaaaattgatttataaaataaaagctagtaaatgatattttgttgGGGGTTATTCCGAAAGTTCCAATGTTTATCGTGGTGGAGGAATACGcttttacattctttaaaaatgtttggacAGGAGATTATTGATTCTGTATTTCAAACTTCTGTATTATAGATATAAGCAACACGCCttagtttgtaataaaaaataacttaatgatgctattattttgatgattagcaatattttatgttacttaCAATTTAATCAgttcaataaatgttaaaatagagTTTACCTTAGACTAGTACTTGTAAGTTGAGACAGGCTTACAAGTTTACTGTTAAACACTGAGattaggaatattttaaaagtctaaaTACAATACTTACGTAACCCAAGTGGGCTAGAGACATGCCGCAGAAAGCGAGAAGGAGAACGCactgtaaaatagaaaaagaaattgcgTGATTacgttagaaaattttttttccaaagcttttaaatatatatatatattagtaatgATATGCGTAAAGAGTTAGATAATTTATAGTCAgctatatacttttttttgttttctaaattgttcGTGTAAACATTTTACTGAGGCTGGGATAGCTGGTAGGTAGAGTGCTGGACTCATTTTCCTGAGAATAGG from Parasteatoda tepidariorum isolate YZ-2023 chromosome 2, CAS_Ptep_4.0, whole genome shotgun sequence includes:
- the LOC107455757 gene encoding adult-specific rigid cuticular protein 15.7-like gives rise to the protein MLSQCVLLLAFCGMSLAHLGYMGESHYPVYEHHAPKPYKFGYSIKDKHGEQHREESGTGGHVTGSYGFTDARGIKRQVNYIADKAGFRAKVKTNEPGTANQNPAAVQLISDAPYTGGEGYLGVPAAAAGYGLGGLGYGYGGLGAGYGGLGYDGAYGGYGNLGYGGAYGGYGGYGLGILGGLGYARYGY